aacaatagctcatgggtaccacagataactttgccaaagttctctgccaaagttgagcacgtgaagcttgcagctcccactacatcgctctgaccaagaagggtaaaagaatagcaaagaaacagcactaacaaagtttagacccataaattttgaaggtctagctaccatattattacccacaagggtaaaggaacagtaccactgctggataattggaaagtccatgtatgtcaacctctgtgcttcgtggcaaggtagactagcaaacatgcccaacctttactcacattcgagaaaacactcccaataagattgcttgctccaaaatcgaagaggcaccgtcctccgaatctaaagagccagactcccaacatgactactttcttaaaaatcgaagagagggtaaaggaacagtaccattgctggataattggaaagtccctgtgtgtcaacctctgtgcttcgtggcaaggtagactagcaaacatgcccaacctttactcacattcgagaaaacactcccaacaagattgcttgctccaaaatcaaagaggcaccgccctccgaatctcgagagccactctcccaacatgattactttctcaaaaatcgaagagacactgctccccgaatctcgagagccagacccccagcatgattgctttctcaaaaatcggtgaggcaccgttctccgaatcaatcgaagaggcgctcgctttctcaaaagctgggctgctcagagaccacgagggtcgatctcagaaatcgaagaggcacctacttttctagccttgtcagcacctgtcacacgcacactcagctttgcagaaattatgggcattctgtcgaagacttctggtgaagtagaaagcacatgaatcttactgttcaatcacccacttcccacacgcaacaataactcatgggtaccacagatcactttgccaaagttctctgccaaagttgagcacgtgaagcttgcagctcccactacatcgctctgaccaagaaaggtaaaagaatagcaaagaaacagcactaacaaagtttagacacataaattttgaaggtctagctaccatattattacccacaagggtaaaggaacagtaccactgctggataattggaaagtccctgtgtgtcaacctctgtgcttcgtggcaaggtagactagcaaacatgcccaacctttactcacattcgagaaaacagtcccaacaagattgcttgctccaaaatcgaagaggcaccttcttccgaatctcgagagccagactcccaacatgactactttctcaaaatcgaagagagggtaaaggaacagtaccattgctggataattggaaagtccatgtgtgtcaacctttgtgcttcgtggcaaggtagactagcaaacatgtccaacctttactcacattcgagacaacactcccaacaagattgcttgctccaaaatcgaagaggcaccgccttccgaatctcgagagccagactcccaacatgattacttcctcaaaaatcgaagagacactgctctccgaatctcgagagtcagacccccagcatgattgctttctcaaaaatcgaaaaggcatcgttctccgaatctcgagagccagataccacagaccactttttcaaagtgctctgacagagttaaaacatgtgaaactggcagctcccactaccgtgctatgaccaagcagggtaaaggaatagcattactacttgttgttagggagactcctatatatgttgacctccatccccaacggacaggcagacctgcaaaaatgctcaacccttcatcatatctgagagggcactcccaacaaagcctttcgaaatattcagctttctttccccccgataatacctctgcaaacaagctatactagagcaagaatatctcatatcatcagggttaaaagcaagagtatcccatatcatgctttttccctgttttttcttttggccttgtttttacctgcaagacaaggagaaagagagcaatcagtcagcacttggaatcaagcttccagccaggaactgactgcctggaaccccttacctgattacttacctggcattgctctcgagtactcatcttcatcatcttatgtttccagggaagattccgcatctgcttgaggaacagatagggcaagtgcgaaggatacaaggaagcatgtggagacaagcgtaacagcacacgtgccgatacatccattactctgtcaaaagcaaaagtatcccatatcagcagggtggaacgtactctagatttgatggacttgttttgaccctcaaattcttcagtcggccttatactctggaggaaaccagaaaaccctccagctcagttcaagaataagcctgtggaaagttacttcttcaaaagcaaaagtatctcatatcatctcttctcatttttcttctctttatccttcatgctgctgcaagatggggagaaggtgaacaatcagtcggagctctgattgcttaccttgtctgtcacctctttcagcagaccccctagctcggcgacttgggggactcctactacatggtttgtatcgcacttgaccaagcctgaaactacaagtaagcttcaagtgaaattgatacattaccttgtgcatctccaccagttaaagataccacccctggatggaggaagagtacttccagagaagatgccacatctacctatgagacagataaggcaagtcaagacgacaccacactccgatacttagaagtttcgtgattacgagatcattctcccacaatatttcctaatgtcatttgtactaaatcattcactcgtactcactaaaggagagcttgaacctatgtacttgtgtaaacccttcacaattaatgagaactcttctattccgtggacgtagccaatctgggtgaaccacgtacatcttgtgtttgctttcctatctctatccatttatatacttatccacactaatgaccggagcaatctagcgaagatcacaaaaagcgaccgttttcgttacctaggatctatcttgcaagagaacggagaattagatggagatctcaaccatagaatacgagctggatggaaagagtgcatccggcgtgttgtgtgaccgttgtaggccactgaagctcaagggaaaattttataggacggcaataaggccagcgatgttgtatggcagagaatgttgggtggtgaagcatcaacacgtacacaaaatgggtgtagcggagatgaggatgcttcgtgggatgtgtgggcacacgagaaaggataagattgggaatgaggatatccgaggtaaagtaggagtagccgaaattgtaggaaagatgagagaaaatcggctctggtgatttggacatgtgcaaagaaggccgactgacgctccggttcgaagatgtgactacgggacagaggttcagggccgaaggggtagaggaagacctaggaaaactttggaagagactctaagaaaagacttagagtacttggatctaacggagggcatgacacaaaaccgagcgcaatggcgttctaggattcatatagccgaccccacttagtgggaaaaggctttgttgttgttgttgttatgcaACTTGTTTTGCAGGTTTTTACCTTTTAGGTTTTATATTAGAGGGCCTCtctttttcttgcattttctttttcaaaatggGTAAGGTGTATGTCCTTAttcttttcttgtatttttgtttttcgtGCTTTATGAGAGGTAATGTTTATGTTCCTTGACTATATGtaactctttttctttcataTCAATAAATTTTTCTCATACCGTCATAGTTCTAAAAAAAGAGGGAATGAAATATGTAACAATGTCCATATAGCGTATTTCtagtgagaaataaaaatatactTCTCGAGCGAGTAGCCACAATGCCAGGAAAAAAATTGAGCTTACACAAATCTTTGATGCGGATGCAGTTACGAAGAAAGGCTTTGATTTCTGCCATCTCCTTCAAAGGCTCAGAACTTCAAGTGTGGAAGCAAAACACTCTCGGGGGACTCAGATTATGCTTCTTCCACACTTGAAGCAATTTCCATTTCCTCAAAAGCTCGGAACTTGCTTCTGCTCATCATCTCACTCTGCTCTTCATCTTCTCCACACACTCTCACCCAATCCCTCCGCCGACTTAGCTGCTTCCCTACAGGGCCGTATTTCACACCCTCGTCTCCTTCAAATCCACGCTCATGTCTTTCAGCTCGGCGCTCACCAGGACAACCTGATCGCCACTCGCCTCATCGGCCATTACCCGTCTCACCTCGCTCTCGGAGTCTTTCGTCAGCTCCGAAAACCCAACATTTTCTCTTTCAATGCAATCATCAGGGTCTTGGCTGAAGAGGGTCTCTTCTCCCATGCATTTTCACTCTTCAAATGCTTAAAACAGATCTCTCTTTTGCCTAATGACTTCACCTTCTCGTTCCTTCTCAAGGCCTCTTTTCGCACCCAAAACCCTCGTTATGTCAAACAGATTCAAACCCATGCTACGAAAATGGGGTTTCTTTGCAATACATTTGTTTGCAATAGCCTGCTTGCCGTGTATGCTCGCGGACTTAAAGATTTGGCTTCTGCACGTctggtgtttgatgaaatgcctgAGACGGGTGATGTTTACTGTTGGACATCGTTGATTGCGGGTTATGCTCAGTCAGGTCAGAGTGAGGAAGTGTTGCGGCTTTTCTTAATGATGGTTAATGAAAATTTGCGGCCGGAAGATGATACAATGGTTAGCGTCTTGTCAGCGTGTTCGAATCTTGAGATGGTTGCAGTTGAGAAATGGGTTGAGATCCTGTCCGACGTTATCGATAATGTTGACACTAAGAATTCTGGTTGCGACTCTGTCAACACTGTCCTTGTATATCTGTATGGGAAATGGGGAAAGGTTAAGAAAAGTAGGGAAAGATTTGATGAAATTGGTGATAGTGGAAAGCGAAGCGTGCTTGCTTGGAATGCCATGATAGGTGCGTATGTTCAGAATGGTTGTCCTCTGGAGTCTCTGAGTCTTTTCCGCTTAATGGTAGAAAATCCCAGTTATAGGCCTAACCATGTTACAATGGTTAACGTGCTTTCAGCTTGCGCGCAAATTGGCGATTTAGACCTTGGTTCATGGGTTCACCAATACCTGAACTCTAAAGGAAGCAAGGGTGTAATTCGGTCAAACAGAATTCTAGCCACAGCATTGATCGACATGTATTCAAAATGCGGGAGTTTGGAGAGGGCAAAAGAAGTTTTTGATCAGATGCTCACAAAAGATATTGTTTCATTCAATGCCATGATCATGGGTCTTGCGGTTAACAGTGAAGGAGAGGAGGCTTTGAGGCTATTCCCTAAAATCCAAGAGTTTGGTTTGCAACCCAATGCGGGTACATTCCTCGGTGCCTTATGTGCATGCAGCCACTCTGGTTTATCGGAGAAAGGACGTCAAATATTTAAAGATATGACCTCCAGATTTTCTGTTTATCCGAAATTAGAACATTATGCTTGCTACATTGATCTCCTGGCAAGAGTAGGCCTAGTTGAAGAAGCTTTGGATGTTGTAAATTCCATGCCCTTTGAGCCTAATAGTTTTGTGTGGGGTGCTCTGCTCGGCGGCTGCCTACTCCACTCTAGAGTAGATTTGGCTCAATATGTTTCCAATAGACTGGCTCAAGTGGATCCTGAGAATTCTGGAGGCTTTGTGATGCTAGCTAATACATTGGCATCTGATCATCGATGGGGAGATGTCTCTGGGTTGCGGCGGTTTATGAGGGAGAAGGGGGTGGCCAAGCAGCCCGGCTGTAGTTGGATCAGCATCAATGGTGTTGTGCAAGAATTTGTTGTCGGGTGCCCTTCGCATCCTCAAGTTGAGATCATATATAATACTCTAGATGGATTGGTGAAGCAAATGAAGATAGCAAGTTTTTAGGGAGTTCACAAGCACCCAAGGAAAATAAGGTTTCTGCATTCGAATAAACTCATGCAATGGACTTGTGACTCAAGTGATTAAGAGCATTTATGCTTACTACTGCGGTTATGTACTTGATCCTTCCTCCCTCAACATCATTTattaaaaaagggaaaaataatGATCAATGTGCCTCCTCTTCTGTATCATCTTGGTGTGTGTATTTTACCTTGGTACACCACTACATTGCAATCCAACAAGCAGTCTCACAGACTTGAAAGAGATCCTCCCCTTCTGAAGGAACTGCGCTTCCCAGGCCAACTTTGGTGttcagcaattttttttttcatttttttccgcTAATGAGAATTTCGTGTTTTATGATGGAAAATGATTGTATAGTGAAAGGCTTAACTACATCTAAACCTGTTGAAACTCAATTTAAGTCTCACTCAATTCCTTGAAACTCAAATTTTGTAACTTAACCCCCTAAAACTCAAGTCTCAGTTTTCTAGTGTCAAAATTCATTAACAAATCCTTCCAAACTGCTTACAGAGTTACAGGGCATAAATGAAAACATATTTTATAGGAGTATTTTGGCTCACCGACCTAAactttggtgtatgctcactATATACCTAATCATTTGTCACATGTCATTTCGCTTAAAtcttagttaatttttttttttcaaaattgaaaaagtaacatttaatgtgaaagttaactagAGCTTGGTGAAATGACACATGGCAAATGATTAGGTATCTgatgagcatacaccatagttaTGGTGGTCAGTAAAAATGCACCTTTTATggggagctttaatgaaaatggGTTGGTTTAAGTTTACTTTAACCAaaaaggaaattttatttgaacccttGTACTCtttttttacacccaacttattTTTTACGCCCatgttatttttaattaaaggattaatattttttttaaactcaattttattacctaaactaccattccaaacccaattcaaaatataaatttatcttTGTACCCATTTAAAAAACGaaatcccaaattgaaattttttattgaagtttgTATCTGTGCACTAGGGGAGACAGATCTCCAATGTGTTCCTAAAAAGTTTGATCCGTTGAGGGTATGTTAGAATATTTGAACCGCTTTTGTTTTAAAGAATGCCGGCACAACTTTACAGCACCTAGGAGAAATTAACAGATGGTGTTTCTAAACATGCTCATATAATTTGTTCGTGTAAGAAGCATTgaaaggagaaggagagagagagatgtccCATGTCCGATTTGTTTCCTCCTACTTTAGTGATACATCTGGGTAGAGATTAtagaaataatgaaaataaaataggcTAACCATGTATTTAGGGTTGGCCAATGGCCAGTATAGCTTATAGTACCTATGCTTTTTTCGTGGCTCTATGATTCTGTGAACTGACTAAAGTGTAACTTTTGGTGGTTAGGGTGGTATGATGTAATAGTCCTTCAAGTTGGTGAATGCAAGTAGACATTTAAAGAGGGGATGTGGCAACTCTCTCAACTCCACGGCCTAGATTAGGTCTGATAGTCTCTAGGAATTCTTCTCTATATATCCATGTCGACAAGGGGTCAATAAATTCAAGAGGCATATAATTATCATTCATCGATAAATCCATGTCTACAAGGgattaaaacttcaaaatcatcatccatcgataaaaataaaaataaaaacttgtcTTTCTCTACAAGAgttattagggttttagccgGAGCAAACGTAAGATAAAAAAGAGTGATGGTAggggtttaattatagtgtgtgggtttattgagaaatttttagttttattattaatttcgtCTTATACTTGATGGTAATTGTACAAGAGGGTAAAaaagacaattaacatttaaaatttaagttgggtgtaaaaagaggttacataggttcaaataaaatttccctaacaAAAAACCATCCtattgttgtaggcctatttgattgaaggATCTTTa
This genomic interval from Malus domestica chromosome 05, GDT2T_hap1 contains the following:
- the LOC103436423 gene encoding pentatricopeptide repeat-containing protein At1g08070, chloroplastic-like, which produces MLLPHLKQFPFPQKLGTCFCSSSHSALHLLHTLSPNPSADLAASLQGRISHPRLLQIHAHVFQLGAHQDNLIATRLIGHYPSHLALGVFRQLRKPNIFSFNAIIRVLAEEGLFSHAFSLFKCLKQISLLPNDFTFSFLLKASFRTQNPRYVKQIQTHATKMGFLCNTFVCNSLLAVYARGLKDLASARLVFDEMPETGDVYCWTSLIAGYAQSGQSEEVLRLFLMMVNENLRPEDDTMVSVLSACSNLEMVAVEKWVEILSDVIDNVDTKNSGCDSVNTVLVYLYGKWGKVKKSRERFDEIGDSGKRSVLAWNAMIGAYVQNGCPLESLSLFRLMVENPSYRPNHVTMVNVLSACAQIGDLDLGSWVHQYLNSKGSKGVIRSNRILATALIDMYSKCGSLERAKEVFDQMLTKDIVSFNAMIMGLAVNSEGEEALRLFPKIQEFGLQPNAGTFLGALCACSHSGLSEKGRQIFKDMTSRFSVYPKLEHYACYIDLLARVGLVEEALDVVNSMPFEPNSFVWGALLGGCLLHSRVDLAQYVSNRLAQVDPENSGGFVMLANTLASDHRWGDVSGLRRFMREKGVAKQPGCSWISINGVVQEFVVGCPSHPQVEIIYNTLDGLVKQMKIASF